The Acetobacter oryzifermentans genomic interval TAAACTCGGGCAAAGCCACCAGCCAACGTAACATTGAAGAAACGGCATTCCGCACCAATCAGGAAGCTGCTGATGAAGTAGCCCGCCAGTTGCGCCTGCGCGATCTGGCTGGCCTGATTGTAATCGACTTCATTGATATGGAGTCTCGCCGCCATAACTCCATGATCGAACGCCGCCTGAAAGATGCCTTGCGGCATGATCGGGCACGTATCCAGATTGGCTCTATCTCCCATTTCGGGTTGCTGGAAATGTCGCGCCAGCGGCTACGCCCATCTGTAGCAGAAGCCGCCTTTATGCCTTGCCCGCACTGTAATGGCACAGGCATGATGCGCAGCATTGAAAGCTCTGCCCTGCATGTTCTGCGCGCAGTGGAAGAAGAAGGTGCACGCCGCCGTTCTTCCGCCATTACCGTGCATGTTGCTGCGGATATTGCTTTCTACATCCTAAACAACAAGCGGGACTGGCTGACCCAGATCGAACAGCGCCACCAGATGGAAGTGCTGTTTGCCGCAGACAATACGCTGCCAGCTCCGGAAGTTCGGATCGAACGCCGCCAGCATGCACGTCCGCCACGGATTCAGCCGCCATTGCCGCCGGTTGAAAACATTGTGGCAGATGAGGTTGCTGCTGCCACGCCAGAAATTCCGGCTGCAGAAGCTTCTTCTATTCAGGAAACTGCCGATACTTCCGACGAGCCACGGCGTCGGCGTCGGCGTCGGCGCCGTCGGCGGAATGATCAGGACACCAATCAGGTATCTGAAACACAGACACAGCCTGATACAGAAACACCAGAAACTGCTGAAACCGCACCCATTGCAGCGCCTGAAAACGCGGCAGAACCTGTTGCAGAAGCCGAAGCAGAAACCAATCTGGTGCCGGGCCGACGCAGAACCCGCCGCTCCCGTGTGCGCAAACCAACTGAAACACGCACGGAAATCCATGTAGATATCGAAGAAGGCCCCGCGCCACGGCCCAATATGCCAGCATGGGAAGGCCCAACACCGGCCAATCCATTTGGCGGTGCGCCGGACATTTTCGAACTTCTGGAAAACACTGCCCGCCAACAGGCTGTTGACATTGCACCAGCACCTAAAGCAGCTAACGTGCAGGAAGAAGCTGCAAGCGTGCCAGTAGAACCCGCCAAAACGGAAGAGGTTGCACCCCAGCCCGTTATGGCTGCACCGGAAGAGCCTGAAAAAACGGAAGAAGCGCCTAAACCGCGTCGTCGCCGCACACGCAAGAAGGTAGAACCCGCAACCGAAGAAAATGCCGAACAGGCAGAAACATCTGTAGCCGCACCAGAAGCAGAAGCTGCATCAACGGAAGCAGAGGCCCCCAAAAAACCTGTGCGCCGCCGTGCAACCCGCCGCAAAACAGTGGCAAAGGATGAGGCAACAGAAGCGGCTGAAGCTTCTACAGCGGACACTGCCGAGGAAAAGCCAAAGAAAACAACGCGTCGGCGCACCACTCGTAAAAAG includes:
- a CDS encoding Rne/Rng family ribonuclease is translated as MSKRMLIDATHAEETRVVVMDGNRLEDYDVESAAKKQLKGNIYLARVVRVEPSLQAAFVEYGGNRHGFLAFSEIHPDYYQIPVSDREKLLALQAEEEALLENSENGSDEDDVSDNAETQASDTEQDIEASDTAAQNEGEGSEREERSTNKPDAPDYVGGETDTGEEALIQKRIARFLRNYRIQEVIRRRQVLLVQVVKEERGNKGAALTTYVSLAGRYCVLMPNALRGGGVSRKITSVADRRRLRDIVSDLNLPRGMAMIVRTAGAQRPGPEITRDCEYLLHLWDDIREHTLQSVAPALIYEEASLVKRAIRDVYTREISEIVVDGENGWKAARDFMRMLMPQHAEKVRLWNKENQPLFTHYHVEGHLDAMFSPVVSLRSGGYLVINQTEALVAIDVNSGKATSQRNIEETAFRTNQEAADEVARQLRLRDLAGLIVIDFIDMESRRHNSMIERRLKDALRHDRARIQIGSISHFGLLEMSRQRLRPSVAEAAFMPCPHCNGTGMMRSIESSALHVLRAVEEEGARRRSSAITVHVAADIAFYILNNKRDWLTQIEQRHQMEVLFAADNTLPAPEVRIERRQHARPPRIQPPLPPVENIVADEVAAATPEIPAAEASSIQETADTSDEPRRRRRRRRRRRNDQDTNQVSETQTQPDTETPETAETAPIAAPENAAEPVAEAEAETNLVPGRRRTRRSRVRKPTETRTEIHVDIEEGPAPRPNMPAWEGPTPANPFGGAPDIFELLENTARQQAVDIAPAPKAANVQEEAASVPVEPAKTEEVAPQPVMAAPEEPEKTEEAPKPRRRRTRKKVEPATEENAEQAETSVAAPEAEAASTEAEAPKKPVRRRATRRKTVAKDEATEAAEASTADTAEEKPKKTTRRRTTRKKAEPASTPEAASGSEAVATSAPKEAASEVSDKEEAIVQPIVIEDSPPATRRRTGWWKK